Genomic DNA from Antennarius striatus isolate MH-2024 chromosome 16, ASM4005453v1, whole genome shotgun sequence:
AAAATCACCGCCACATTCTGGCAGTTTGCGGAGGCTGCGTGGCGAGTTTGAGGCTACCTGAGTGTTTGAGGAGGCAGGTAATCTCGACCCCCCCTCAGACCCCCACCagagtgttgtttttttaaggggggggggggggtcagtgtgtgatggttgATACCCCAAACTTttcttggtgtgtgtttgtgtgtggtggtgggggggtgttggaaTGAGTCCATAGTTCAGCTCTAGAGTTGCTCCGGACTGTTTCTGCTGATTTTCACGCGTGACGCggagtgacccccccacccccctcacgtccattctgactgtgtgtgattggggggggggggggttgttttgcAGGATGGGAAAACCTTGAATGGCATGTTTGATATAGGATGGGGAAGGTTTGTGGTGTGGGTCGGGTGGGGGGCACCAGATTAAATCACCTGGATTTAAaaagattgtgtttttttaggtTTTCAATAGAATTAGCGAAACAAACCTGAATTTATTCCAGTTTGACGGGAGTCTTTTAGTTGGGTTTGATCAGGTTTAGTTGGGTTTCATCAGGTTTAGTTAGTCAGAATTGATTGGGTTTAGTCAGGTTTACTTGTGTTTAGTTGAGTTTAATTAGGCATAGTTGGGTTTAATCAGGTCTAGTTTTGTTTAGTCGGGATTATTAAGGTTTAGTTGAGTTTGATTAGGTTTGGTCGGGTTTAATCTGGTTTAGTTGGGTTTAATCAGATTATGAGTCACGTGAAACCCAATCAATATTTCTGATCATCTTCCTATGATGTCACGGATTCTGATGGGATTGATCTGATCATTGTCTTCTGACTTCAGCTGTTCTGATGATGTCAGGTTAAGGAatgcgttctgattggctgattgttCTGAAACACGCCCAGCTGGCCCGGTTTCTGACCTGCTTAAAGTTTCAGAACGGATTGAGGAACCAGATGGTAGACGGTTCCATTAGAGTGTGAACGAAGACCGGCCCACCTGTTACATCAGCACCAATCTCGCACCCTCAAGCCCCGCCTTACTAACGGATTGGGCGGGGCTTGTTGTGTTGCATCTGAATCTATCGGTTAAAATCGAGTTGATCTGATGTCGTCTGTCCTTTGCTCTGCAGGCTTCTCCCAGCCAGGTGtgggtggtgacatcatcaccggGTGTCGgcgacagcccccccccccacgaggtgacgcccctccccccacctccttcAGGACACGTGGACCCACccaggggggaggaggaggaggaggaggaggaggagaggaggaagacttTTGTAACCTCAGCGTTTTCACGCTGCTGAACCGGACTGCGGTGAGGAGGattagccccgcccctcaccATGACAGACTTGGAGGCGGACTGTTTGGGTCTTGGCCTCCCCCCGGACTGCGGCTCCCCTCCCCCGCCGCTGGACGCCGCGCTGCAGGCGGACTGCGTGGGTGGCCTGACGGCGTCCACCGCCACGCAGACCCTGGCCCTCCTCTCCTCCGACTGCCCCACCCCTACGCTCAGCTCGCTGGCGGCGGAGATCGCCGAGCCGATGGTGATGCTGCCGTGCGTGAAGAGCGAGCCGGAGGACGGCGACCTGGAGCCCATCCAGACCGTCGACCTGTCGGAGATCCAGCCGCTGTCCACCGCCGAGCTGGGCCACGACCAGATCAAGATGGAGATCAGCGGCCTGGACTACATCAAGTCGGAGCATCACGGTCACCACGGCGACCACCTGGACCACTTCCACCACACGGACGTCAACGAGCTGGACTACAAGTCGCACTACGAGCCCAGCTCCGTGTTTGACTACATCTCCCAGGTAACGTAAGACACGCCCCCACGACTCGACAGAAAGTCCTGACTCGATGCTAGCACGCTACGTGATGTCACACAGGTTTTATTTACGATTGATTCTGTTCAATAACTCGATTGGGGGCGTGGTCTCAGGCTCCTCCGGTGACCAATCACTGGTTTCCTCATCGAATCGTCTGCTGCAGGTTTTCTTTCAAGTCATTAACAAATGATTTTTAAGCAGCTTTGCTAACTTTAGCTAGCATACCACTTTAGACACATCCTAATGATAAGGATAGTTTTAGCATTTTATGCTAAAGCTAGCGAGGATAGTTTAACAGGATGTTAAACAGTCCCTTTATCACCTTCCCTGTGAAGGTTCCTCATGCTAACGCCAGCTAACTAGCAGTTTCATCACTAATGGCACAATCGCTCAGAAGAtcttaaaaattcaaatttaattaaaccGGTTCAAAccgctgcagacatgctaacgttagccgtaGCAGCAGGGGACTCATCTGTCCGGCAAACAAACACGATCACTGCGTTGTTGGCTGTGATTGGTGTTTCCTCGGGTGGGCGTGTCCTCCTGGACAGGTAGGACCGAGTTGTCTGCTTATGTTGGTTCCACTGTTGTGGCGTCAGAGGCTCAAAGCTCCGCCTCCGAGGAAACCACGTGATTCTGTcgtttttctttagttttacaACTTTTGACTGTAGACTGTCGaacaaaaaatctaaaaatattgcatacaatatatttttatcaaaaattGAAAGCTAACGCCGATTTCAACAAGACCAGCTCCAGTGACAAAATTTCTTTTAcaacaaaaatcctttttaataagaaataattataataaaaacttgattcaagtgacttAATgacgtttattttgaaatatagtgacttagaatcagtttgtttattgtaggagaaatactgatcatttctataTCAAAGCGTGAAGAAGTCAGTAATATTAAAAATGAGAACTAGAGGAGCCCTAAGTCTGTTTCTCTACAACGAGCCGGTCCCATCTAGGGGTAATGGAATCGATGACACCCAAATTGTGTTCCTGACGTCCGGTTGACTCcgtagtttggttttctttacggtcactgcagaaaatcccacttcacagagacaggaggttggaaatggaggCCGGGTTTCAAtgctttttgggcgatctcaggataatctacCGCTATTTTAATCCAGAACGTTGTCACAGTTGTGGATGCTTAATTttggggtaacggctggtaaccggTCACGTGACTGAGACCTGTCCAGACAACAGATGCACAcatttgtgacatttcaaaataaaacgtcaTTATTTTGACCGTACCGGGTCGCAATCCGGTGTTTAGGGACGTAGTTCTTTTGGTGTCCTTCCTGACAGCGCTTGAcactgagctgtgattggttgtgtgTTGGTCAGGTGACGGACACGCTGGAGTACATCAAGTCGGACCACCAGGTGGACCTGCAGTGCTACTACAGCGAGTCGGGCGCCATCTCCACCCACCTGCAGCACAACGGCCTGGAGTCCATCCACATGGCCGAGCTGCGCACCGAGCTCAACAAGCTCCGCCCTGACGCCCTGCTGATGGACAGCATGGGCAAACTGGACCCCGTGTTCGGAGGGGCGGGGCCGTACGAGCTGCCGTCGGAGGAGAGTACGACGACGGGGCAAGGCGGCGGCGGATTGGTCGTCACGACCAAAACCCCGACGGCGAGGAAGCCGCGGAACATGCAGGGCGAGAAGCCGTTCTCCTGCACGCAGTGCGGGAAGAACTTCAGCACGCTTGGCAACCTGAAGACTCACCAGCGCATCCACACCGGCGAGCGGCCGTACACCTGCTCGCAGTGTGGCAAGAGCTTCGGCCAGGCGGGCAACCTGAAGCGGCACCAGCTGATCCACACGGGCCAGAAGCCGTACGTGTGCGCACACTGCCCCAAAGGCTTCACCAAGGCCGACGACCTGCGCTCGCACCAGCGGCTGCACACCGGCGAGCGCCCCTTCATCTGCGGCACCTGCGGGAAGAGCTTCGGCCAATCCAAGGAGCTGAAGGCGCACCAGCTGAGCCACACGGGCGAGCGTCCGTTCTGCTGCCAGCACTGCGGCAAGAGCTTCAGCAAGGAGACCAGCTACCGCAACCACGTGCAGATCCACACGGGCGAGAAGCCCTTCACCTGCTCGCAGTGCGGCAAGACTTTCAGCAACTCGGGCGTGCTGAAGACCCACGAGAAGATCCACACGGGCGAGCGGCCGTTCGGCTGCACGCAGTGCGGGAAGAGCTTCGGCCGCCTGGGCCACCTGAAGGCGCACCAGCAGATCCACACGGGCGAGCGGCCGTACGCCTGCCCCCAGTGCGGCAAGACTTTCAGCCAATCGGGGCACCTCAAGGCGCACGAGCAGATCCACAAGCGGGAGCGGGCGGACACggcgagcagcagcagcgtgggCAGCGACagtagctaaaaaaaaaacaaaaaacctttaaCCTCGCGCCAACACAAAGTATTACTCCTCTTTTTAAGAAATAcgatatataattttttttccttatgaATTTTTCATACGTTTTCATACCTTTTGTGCTCTTTTTTGCATTATAAATGTGGGCGGGGCGACTGATTTGCTCTTATgcaagtgtctgtgtgtgtttcgtagcgtgtgtctgtgggtgggCGTGGTCGACGGACGTATTTTGGAGTACTTACTGATACGCAAGCACAAATACTTACAATCAAGTAAGAAtacttgattttttaaaactttttatttttctacggATCCAGACCAGCAGCTCCTGGCGGACCGGGGCCCCGATGACTGATGGGACATTTGCTTGTTTCCCCCACCTGAAGCACAAAATAGTTTTTTATATATGTCAAAACTGCGAACGCACCTCAAACAGATCCGTTTATGTCGGCGTGACCTCCTCCTGGTGAGGTGTGGGTCCGTTACCATGGCGATCCAGACAGGTCAGACAGGCGTAAGCGGAGCTTCCGTTAGCTGACGACGCACAAAGCATCGACACTTTTGAAGTATCGATGATCGATTTGTCGTCAGGTGGTCAAACCCGACTTTAACGTACAAGtaagtttagtttagttttctCGTTTTTTGCTAGCTGCTAAAGGCTAGCAGGCTAGCAGATTAGCTTCACTCACCAGCTAACGgagttgtctttttttatttttaattgaggGTTGAATCTCACCTCTCGTCCACCGTGTGGTGCTGTGGAACGCCCAGCGGACTCCGTTCACGCGATGAGTTGGTTTTAATCCGTTTTATAAAAATGGCCAACTTCCTTGTTGCGTTCAAAGTCCGGATTCCTTTCGCCCCTCAGTGCCTGACGAGAACAGGACGTGGGCGTGGCTCCCTGACTGCGACTCCCTCCCTTCACCCCCGGGTGGGTGTTTCCTTGTTGACCCTGCAGGTTCTGATCTAAACCCCCCCCTCGGTAAACGGGGCCCCGCTTCAGTCCGCAGCGTCTCTCCAAGTACTTTTGCCAATCAAGTGAGTACTTTTTTTGGAGTACTTGCTACCAGTTTAGTCGTATTTTTCtcagagggggtggggtggtacTCACGGACAttcatgttgttatttttatcgACCAGTATTGATCTTTCTGTCGTCGACATTCCTTTAGTATCGTCAGTTTTCAGTATTGTTATTTCCAACGGGACCAAAACTCATCAGCACAAAACCCAGCAAGCCCCACCCGTCCAGATCGCTCACTGTGTACAAATCTTCTATCGATGATgtaattcataaaaaaaatgagaaaaaaacagcagcaaaaagacGATGCAGCATCTTGTACTGGAAGAATTATTAAACTAATGACACGCCCGCCTCTGCTTGGTTTCCTGTCTGTGATTCAACGAAAAGTTCTCAAGTTCACGAAAAGAAAtgagagggaagaggaagacgagctggaaataaa
This window encodes:
- the si:dkeyp-113d7.1 gene encoding uncharacterized protein si:dkeyp-113d7.1; translation: MTDLEADCLGLGLPPDCGSPPPPLDAALQADCVGGLTASTATQTLALLSSDCPTPTLSSLAAEIAEPMVMLPCVKSEPEDGDLEPIQTVDLSEIQPLSTAELGHDQIKMEISGLDYIKSEHHGHHGDHLDHFHHTDVNELDYKSHYEPSSVFDYISQVTDTLEYIKSDHQVDLQCYYSESGAISTHLQHNGLESIHMAELRTELNKLRPDALLMDSMGKLDPVFGGAGPYELPSEESTTTGQGGGGLVVTTKTPTARKPRNMQGEKPFSCTQCGKNFSTLGNLKTHQRIHTGERPYTCSQCGKSFGQAGNLKRHQLIHTGQKPYVCAHCPKGFTKADDLRSHQRLHTGERPFICGTCGKSFGQSKELKAHQLSHTGERPFCCQHCGKSFSKETSYRNHVQIHTGEKPFTCSQCGKTFSNSGVLKTHEKIHTGERPFGCTQCGKSFGRLGHLKAHQQIHTGERPYACPQCGKTFSQSGHLKAHEQIHKRERADTASSSSVGSDSS